GCCCGTCACCCACGGCAGATAAAACGGCAGCAGCTCGCGCTTTTTGTCGGCTTTACGCTCTTTCGAGTGGATGTCTTTCAGCGTCCGGCGGTCTGCGGCCAGCTTAACGAGCATCTGCTCATAAGCGGTGGCATGGCGCAGCGGGGCGTTATCCCGCTGCGCGGCCAGCATGGCCGAGACCCGCATCGCGTGACGCTGTGCGGGGCTCGCCATCGGTTACGCTCCTTCGCCAGGGTTGGAGGTTTCCGACCCGCCAGCAGGGGCGGCGTTATCAGCCATCATGGTTTTCATGGCGTCTACGATTGCCGCTGCAAACACGGTGGCGCTGGTTCCTTCCGGGGTTTCCTCTTCTTCCGGTTCAAGGATCTCGATGTTTTCAATCAGGCATCCGGCTTCGTAGTCTTCAATCACAAAGTCAACTTTCACCTGCTCGTAGTTTTCCACCTGGTCGAGCTTCGGATTCTCGATGATGTGGCGGCGGTGACCGTCCTCGTAGAGATAAACCGAGAGGTTATCCAGCGTGGTGATCAGAATGCTGTTGGCCGGGAAGAACGGCGCGCGCACTGCCTGTAACTGGCCGATGGTTTTCTGGCTGATAATCAGCTCCCCGGCCAGTTGCTCGGTGTTCGGCTGGAATTTGTTGATCATCGGGAAATATTTGTCGGTCAGGATGCGACGCCCGCACACGACCACCATTTCCGGGTTTTCGCGGTGGATTTCGGCAATCAGCGTCTCATGCGCATCCATTACCAGCGCGTCGAGGTTTTTGTAATGCCCTTTTTTACCAACTTTGATGGTCGTGGAAATAACCGCGCCGGTGTCGTCAACGACCTTATTCATGACGCGCTCCGGCGCGTCGTTGCGGTACTTCTGCAACCAGCCGACGGCAACATCCTGTAACAGCGGGTTTCTCTGGCGGTCTGAGGTTGCCGCACGGCTTACGCCGTTAAAGCCAATGGTGATGTAGTCCAGCGCCTGGCGCTTGACGATCGCGTCGCGGATGCGGGTCTGGAAGTCCTGAAAACGCGCCCACAAATCAAGCTTGTTGTACTTCATGTGAAAATCGAAGTTCACCGGCTGACAGAAATAGCGGTAAGCGTCCATTTTCGAAAAATCGGCTGTCTTGCGCTCCACGCCGTTCGCGGTGTCGGCAGTGCTGGCAATGGTGCCGTTGACGTCGATGCCGATTTTCTCCTCGGTCAGCTCGCCAACCACCACCATGTTGATTTTTTGCAGGAACGAAGAGGATTGCTGAATCTTGTCAAACAGCGTTTGCGTTACCGACGGCTCAACGCTGAATTTCTTGCTCAGGTCTTCCACGCCGACGCCGTTCAGCTCCGCAAGGCGGGTCAGCCAGGCATTAAATTTAAAGCGGGTTTCTTTACGCATTGTGTTGTTTGTCCTGTGATGAAAAAGGGAGTTCGCTTAGCAGTCGGTCAGCGCAGCGGTGGCACCGTCACCGCCGGTGCTCAGTTTCCGGCGCGGCTGCGTGTTACCCGGCGTTTTGTCCAGAGTGGCGGTGATCGCGCTGAATTGCTCCGAGGTGCGGGCAGCCTCAGCGGTCACGTTTTGCCTGAGCGTGGCGAGCTCAGTTTCCAGCGAGGCGAAACGCGTTTCGGCGCTGTCGTGGCTGGTCTGGACACGTTCAGCAATGGTGGTCACGGCTTCGTGCACGTCATTAAAACGGGCGTCGTCGGAAGACTGGCGGCGGCTGAAAATGGCTTTCACCGAGTCGGTCAGCTTGTTCAGCAGGGTTTCGGGCGCGTCCTCAAATTCCAGCTCGGCCAGGGTGGCAACAGAGAACAGATTTTCCGGGCTGGCCTTGAAGCGCTGGAGCGGGTTGTGTTTTGCGGTGCGGCAGAATTCCAGATATTCGGTGCCGAGGCTCGCCGGGTCATCAGTGACGGCGAGGCCAACCAGATAGCATTTGCCGCTGTTGGCGAAATTCGGCTGAATTTCCATTGAGGTATAAACTTTCTGGCCTTTCGCCACCATATCGACCAGCGTGTCGAGTGGGGCAATTTTGCCGAACAGTGCCAGCTTGCCGTTAAGTGCGGAATCGTCTTCGATTTTCTCCGCTTTCAGCTCCACCACATCCCCGTAACGGGCGAAAGCGCCGTCAGGCAGCAGGCCGCGCAGGTGTTCAAGGTTGATG
Above is a genomic segment from Kosakonia radicincitans DSM 16656 containing:
- a CDS encoding GPO family capsid scaffolding protein, with the protein product MAKKVSKFFRIGVEGDTCDGRIISAADIQEMADSFDPRVYGCRINLEHLRGLLPDGAFARYGDVVELKAEKIEDDSALNGKLALFGKIAPLDTLVDMVAKGQKVYTSMEIQPNFANSGKCYLVGLAVTDDPASLGTEYLEFCRTAKHNPLQRFKASPENLFSVATLAELEFEDAPETLLNKLTDSVKAIFSRRQSSDDARFNDVHEAVTTIAERVQTSHDSAETRFASLETELATLRQNVTAEAARTSEQFSAITATLDKTPGNTQPRRKLSTGGDGATAALTDC
- a CDS encoding phage major capsid protein, P2 family, coding for MRKETRFKFNAWLTRLAELNGVGVEDLSKKFSVEPSVTQTLFDKIQQSSSFLQKINMVVVGELTEEKIGIDVNGTIASTADTANGVERKTADFSKMDAYRYFCQPVNFDFHMKYNKLDLWARFQDFQTRIRDAIVKRQALDYITIGFNGVSRAATSDRQRNPLLQDVAVGWLQKYRNDAPERVMNKVVDDTGAVISTTIKVGKKGHYKNLDALVMDAHETLIAEIHRENPEMVVVCGRRILTDKYFPMINKFQPNTEQLAGELIISQKTIGQLQAVRAPFFPANSILITTLDNLSVYLYEDGHRRHIIENPKLDQVENYEQVKVDFVIEDYEAGCLIENIEILEPEEEETPEGTSATVFAAAIVDAMKTMMADNAAPAGGSETSNPGEGA